The window GCCGCCCGCCGCCCACGTCCTGGAGACGCCGTACCGCCGGCCCCGATAGGTCATGGACGACCATCCCCGTGGGATCCGGCCGAAGAGGGCGTCGACGGTGCTCACCCGGTCCAGCATGCCCCGTCCGTCGCGGTCAGGCTGCGTTCCGGTGACCGGTGACACCGTCGTCGGCGATCAGCAGGCCGTGGGTGCGTACGGCCTCGGCGTCCAGGGTGCGGTAGCCGACGTCGTCGAACAGCACGGTCAACCGGTCCGGCTCGACCGACATCACGACGCCGTGTCCCCACCGCGGGTGCCGCACAGGACTGTTGACCGCGGTCGGGCCGTCCGCGTCCGGGTGCCGACAGGCGGTACCCGCTGCGCAGGTGTCGCAGTTGCCGCAGGGCTCGGTGAGTTGCTCACCGAAGTAGCCGAGCAGGAACTGGCGCCGACAACCCGTGGTCTCGGCGAAACCGCGCATCATCTCGACCCGGGACCGGATCAGCTGCTGGTGCGCGTCCGCGGCCTCCCGGCACCGTTCCAGCGCGGTCCGGGTGTCCAGATCCGGGTCGATCCAGTCGACCGCCGTTCCGTCCGAGGCCACGGCGCCGACCTGTTCGAGGAGGTTGAGCGCCCGGGTGCGCCGAGCCGGGCCGGCGTCGATGCGCCGACCCAGCTCCGTGGGGGTGACCGGCGTCGCGGAACCCCGCAGCACGCCGGCGATCTCGCGGATCGCGTCCTCCGGGAGTCGGGAGGCGGTGAGGAAGGTCTGAAGATGCAGGTCCTCCGGGCGGTACCAGAGATCCACCTCGGCGGGATCGCCGTCCCGACCGGCCCGGCCGATCTGCTGGTAGTACGTGTCCAGGGATTCCGGGACCGCGGCGTGGACGACGAACCGCACGTCGGGCACGTCGATCCCCATCCCGAACGCCGAGGTGGCGACCACGATGTCGATCTTCCCGGCGAGGAAGTCCTCGTGGACCCGGCGGCGCTGCGTCGCGCGCAGACCGGCGTGGTACGCGGCCGCCGACAGCCCGTGCACCGTCAGCTCGGCGGCGTAGTACTCGGTGTCACGGCGGCTCGCGGTGTAGACGAGGCCCCGGTGCGGTCGGCCGGCGGCGAGCTCCCGGACACGCTCCACGACCGCCAGCCGCTTCCGGTCGTCGTCCGCGGTGCGGTCGACGGTCAACCGGAGCTCCGGCCGATCGAATCCGGCGACGACCCGGCAGGGGTCCCGCAGGCCGAGCCGGGCCTCGATGTCGTCCCGTACCGGTGGTGCGGCGCTCGCGGTCAGCGCCACCACGCGCGGGCGCCCGAGCCGCTCGACGACCCCGCCCAGCCGCAGGTACTCCGGGCGGAAGTCGTGGCCCCAGGCGGACACGCAGTGCGCCTCGTCCACCACGAGGAGTCCGACCCCGAGGGTCGCGAGGGCGTCGGTCACGTCGTCACGGGCCAGCTGTTCGGGCGAGACGAAGAGGTACTTCGCCGACCCGTCCCGGACGGCCGACCAGGCGGCGTCGCGCTCCGCGACCCGCTGTGCCGAGTTGATCGCGACGGCGGCCGGTGCCGAACTCGCGGCCAGCCCTTCGATCTGGTCGTGCTGCAACGCCAGGAGCGGCGACACCACCACCGTCAGGCCGTCGATCAGGACGGCGGGGACCTGATAGATCGCCGACTTCCCGGCCCCGGTCGGCAGCACCGCCAGGACGTCCCGGCCGGCCATCAACTGTTCCATCGCACGCAACTGGTCGGGCCGCAGTTCGTCCCAGCCGAACACCGTCGCCGCGGTCTCCGTCAGCTCCCGGCTGACCTGCGCCGACACCGGGGTGTCGTCCACCGTCGACGCGCAGCCGGGGGCCAGCGGAGTCGTCATCGGGAGGCCGCCGTGCGCGAGGTGTGCGGGAGCCCGGGTTCGCCGGGGACCCTGCGGAACCCGACTCCGGGTGTGCCCCCGGTCCGCGGACCGGCCCACGGCGTCCCGCCGGCCACGGCGGGTACCCCGGCCCGTGCGGGACGGACGACACCACCGGACCGTGCGGCCGCCACCGGGTGCCGCACCACCGACCGTGCGTCCGCGTCCCGGACGGCCGCGGTGTGGACCGGGTGGGCCCGTCCGGAGGTGCGTGGGGCCTGCCGCCCCCCGGCGTCGGCGCTGCGGCTGTGGACGGCCCGGGCATCCGCCGCCCCGCGGTCGTGGTCGGGGATGGTGCGGTCGCGGTCGTCGGCGATGACGTCCGGCGTGTCCGGCGTGACCATGGTGTTCCTCCGGGGTGTCGGTTCCACGGCGGCACCGATGCCGGCGTCCGGGCGTGGTGGAGCAGCGGTGCGCAAGGTTTCACACCGGGGCGGGCCTGTCGGGAGTGCCGACGGGCTCGGCGATGTCGGGGCTGTACCCACTGCGCCGGAGCTTCCAATCCCGCCGCCGGTCAGGGGATGTAGGCGTGCAGGAACGTGGTGAAGCTGTAGCCGACCACGGCCAGCGGCGCGACGACCATGGAGGCGCGACGCAGCCGCCGGTGCTGCAGCAACCACGCCACCCCGATCAGCAGCGGCACCGCGGACGCGGCGTACCGCTCGAAGGAGTTGAAGTTACGGGCGGTCATCCCGAGCAGAACGGTGGCCACCGCGAACGCCCACCACGACGTCGGCAGCACGGGGCGGGCGAGCACGAGCACCGTCACCGCCGCCACCACCCAGCACAGGTGCACCAGCGGTGCCGCTTCCCGGAGGTCGCCGGCGAACAGCGACGACACCCCGTGGGCCACCGTGCCCAGCGGGTTCACCGTCAGGCCGCCGCGCAGCCCGGGAACGGTCTGGGCGGTGAGGGGCCCGAGCAGATCCCCGAACGTCCGCCAGGACCACACCAGGTACGCGGCCATGCCGGCGGCCGGAGCGAGGACGGCCGTGGCGCGGCGGAGGCGTTCACCGGCGCCCGCCTCCCGTACACCGCGGAGGGCTTCGAGGAGGATCGGCAGGGTCAACACGATGCCGGTCGGCCGCAGCGCCCCCGCCACCAGTCCCGCCACGATCACCGGCCACCACCGTCGGGAGCGCACGGCGAGCAGCACCGTGCACACCAGGATGCCGAACACGCCCTCCGCGTACCCCATGACCAGGACGAACCCGGCGGGGGACAGCGCGACGATCCAGGGCAACCGGTCGGCGACCGCCCGGGAGAACCCGGCGGACAGGGCGACCCGGTGCACCAGCAACGCGTAACCGAGAGCGGCCACGTTGCTCTGCAGGACGAGGGCGGCACCCAGGTCGCCGCCGAGCGGCCACCCCAGCCCACGGGCGATACCGGGCAGCACCGGGAAGAATCGTCTTCCCTCGACCGCGATGCCCGCGTAGCCGTGCTGGGCAATGTCGAGGTACCAGGCGGCGTCCCAACCGAGCAGATCGGCGCGCCGTACCGGACCGGTGACGAGGTGGGAGGCGACGAACCCCAGTGCGATCAGCAGCCGTGCGACGACGAAGGACACCAGGACAGGCCGCCAGGGGAGTCGGGTGAACCCGTCCCAGGACACCTGCGCCACCCGTGCGTACCGGCGCCCGCCGGTCACGACGTGTCCGCCCGGGCGCGCCGGCGGGCCCACGTGGTGAGTGCCCCCAGTGCCACCGGCTCCCGCGGGGCGGGGCGCCCGCGGCTCGCCCGGCCCATTCCGGCACTCCTGTCGCTGCTGGTGGTCATCGGTTGCCTGCTGCGGTCGACCAGCCCGTCACCGCTGTGGCTGGACGAGGCGCTGTCGGTCAACATCGCCTCACTTCCCGTCCCCGAGCTGCTGGACGCCCTGCGCCACGACGGGTCCCCGCCGCTGTACTACCTGATCCTGCACGGCTGGATCGGCATCTTCGGGTCCGGTGCCACGGCGGTCCGCGCGCTGTCGACGGTGCTGGCCCTGGTGGCGATCCCGGTCGCGTTCCGGGTGGGCCGACTGTTCGGTGGGCGATCGACCGGCGCCGTGCTGGTGGTGCTGGTGGCCACCAACCCGTTCCTCATCCGGTACGCGACCGAGACCCGGATGTACGCGCTGCTCGCGCTGTGGGTGCTGCTCGGCGTCCTCGCGCTGCGGCGGGCGGCCCTGCGCCCCACGGTCGCGCGGCTGCTCCCGGTCGCGGTGCTCAGCGGGCTGCTGATGCTGACCCACTACTGGTCGTTCTTCGTGCTGGGGGCGGTCGGTGCCGTGCTCGCCGTGCGCGCGGTGCGGGGCCCGGCCCGGAGTGCCGCCCGTCGACTGCTCGCGGCCGAGGTCGCCGGTGCGGCGCTGTTCCTGCCGTGGACCGCCGGTTTCCTGTTCCAGCTGCGTCACACCGGCACACCCTGGGCGCCCCCGCCCGGGCTGCGGGAGATCCTGACCACCGTGCCGGTCTGGGCCGGCGGCACGACGGTCGCCGGTGTGGTGCTCGCCGTGGTCCTGCTGGCCACCGCCGCCGTGGCGACCGTCCCGTCCGAGGTCACCGCGGGCCGCCGGCTCGGGTTGCGGCGGGGCGGCCGCCCGGGGACCGCGGGGGTGCTGCTGCTGTGTTCGCTGGGCGCTCTGGTGGCCGCCGTCCTGGCCAGCCGGCTGGTCGGTGCCGGTTACGCCGTCCGGTACACGGTGGTGTTCGTGCCGCCGATGCTGCTGGCGGTGGCCCTGGGCCTGCAGCGCCTGCGGCCCCGAGCGCGAGGCGCCGTGCTGACTCTCGTCGCGGTGCTCGGGATCGCCGCCGCCGTGACCGGGGCGCTGACCGACCGCCGCACCCAGGCGGGCGTGACGGCGAGCCTGCTGACGGACAGCCTGCAGCCGGGCGATGCCGTGGTCTACTGCCCCGACCAGCTGGGTCCGTCCGTGAGCCGGCTGCTGCCCACGGACGTACCGCAGTACGTCTATCCGTCCCTTGCCGGCCCCCGGCTGGTCGACTGGGTCGACTACGCCCAGCGCAACGACGCCGCGTCCCCGACGGGTGTCGCGCAGCAGGTCGACCGTCAGGTCGCCGGACGGGTGTGGCTGGTCACCGACTCCGGTTACCTCACGTTCGCCGACTCCTGCGAGCGCTTCGCCGACGCGCTGACCGCGCTGCGGGGGACGTCGACCGTCGTGCAGCACTCGGACGGCTACTTCTTCGAGAACGAGGACGTCATCAGGTTCCCCGGCCCGCGGGCCGGCTGAGCGGGGGACGCCGGTTCCGTCGCGGACGCCGTCCCGGTCCGGGCCGCCGGTACGGCCGGACGGGGCAGCACCGGGGCGGCGCGACCGGTCCCGGCCGCCCCGTCGGACGCGGCGCCCGCGGATCGGCCGTCCTCCTCGTGGTAGTCCTGCTCCACGTTGACCGACCAGATGTCGTGCGGCGGCGTCGCACCGCCGATGTTCTCCACCGTCAACATCGCGGTCAGCATGCTGTGGTCGGCGTTGTTGTAGCGGTGCATGCCGTTGCGCCCAACCGGGTGCACGTTCGGCACGGCGGTTCCGATCCAGCCGCGGATGATCTCGACGTTGCGCTGGTAGGTGTCGTCGTAGACGGGATAGGCCTTCGGCTGGCGGACCACGTAGCCGGTCTCCACGGAGCCGGCCGGCACCAGTCCGAGGCGGGCCAGTTCTTGCTGCGCCAGCCGGATCAGGTCGTCGTCGTCACTGGTCCACAGTGCGTCTCCCTCGGTCACGAAGTACTCCAGCCCCAGGCAGGTACGGCCGTCCTTGACCAGGTACGGCGACCACGACCCGAAATTCTGGATGCGACCGACGGACACCTGCGGGTCGTGGATGTAGATCCAGTTGTCCGGGAAGCTGAACTCCTCGGGCACCACCAGCGCCACGGTCAGGAAATCGCGGTACCGGAGATCGTCGGCGGCCTGCCGGACGGCCTCCGGCGCGGGGGGCGACATCGACGACACCAGCTCGCTCAGCGGCATCGAGGAGATGACCTCCGACACCGGGATGCGGTCCTCGCCGGACGTTCCGTCGGCGTCGGCGGTAGTGGTGTGCAGGGCCGTGACTCCCGCCGGGCCGCGTTCGATCCGGGTGACCGGGGCCTGCATCCTCACCTCGACGCCGAGCTCGCGCACCCGGTCGCGGGCGGCTTCCCACATCATCCCGGGACCGAGCTTGGGATAGCGGAACTCGCTGATCAGCGTGGTGATCTCGCGCTCGCTGCGCCGGGGCAGGACGGCGTTGCGGATGGCGCCGAGCAGCGACAGGTTCTTGATCCGCTGCGCCGCCCAGTCGGCCTGGATGGTCGTCGCCGGGACGCCCCAGACCTTCTCGGTGTAGGTCTTGAAGAACGTGCGGTACAGCCGCCAGCCGAACCGCGCGGCCACCCATCCCTCGAAGTGCGACTGGTCGGCCGGCGGCCGGATCCGTACGTGCACGTAGGACGCGACACAGCGCACGGCCTCCAGCAGGCCCAGGTTGCCCAGCGCGTTCAGCGGCTTCAGCGGATAGTCGAACAACCGCCCGTTGTAGTAGATCCGGCTCATCCGGGGGCGCAGCAGGAACTCGCCGTCCGGCAGGATGTGCTGCCAGAAACGCTCGACAGCAGGCACTTTGGTGAAGAAGCGGTGGCCGCCGATGTCGAACCGCCAGCCGTCCCGCTCGACCGTGCGGCTGATGCCGCCGACGGTGTCGGAGGCCTCGAGGACGACGGCGGGCATCCCCGCGACGGCGAGTTCATGGGCGGCGGTGAGTCCCGCCGGGCCCGCGCCGATGATGCCCACCCGCGCCGGTGCGCCGGGCGGGGTGGTCGGCCGGATGTCGGCGTCGGGACGGACGGCGGGGGTGACGTCGGACTGGTCGTGGGTCATTGCATCTCCGGGGTGCACTGGAAGCAGAGACACCCCGGTCCGATGTCGTCGATACCGTCCCCATACCCAGCCGACCCGCACTCGGAGCGGCCCCCGGCGAGAATCTCGGCGACCCCGGGGGCGTGGTGACGGTCGCGGGCGGCGTGCGGCACCGGGTCATCGGTGTCCGTCGTCCCGTGGGGGGAGTCGCCCGGCGAGAAGACCCGCCGGAACCCGTTTGTGGCCGGTCGGCGGCCGACAGATGGTGGGACGGAACACCTCAGACGACGCTCGAGGTGAGGCCCCCGTCCCGGCGGTCACTGTCACGGTCACGACCACCGGCGGCACCCGCGGTGCCGTCGTCGTCGATGCTGGCGGCGCTCGCGCCGGCGAACAGGGCGCGGCGGGCCAGGAAGTTCCACGCGAAGACGACACCGGTGGCCACGAGCTTGGCAGGAAGCAACGGCACACCCCGGACGTCCACCAACAGCCACAGCATCGCCCACAGGAGGAGCAGGCCCACGACACCGATCGCCGCCGAGAGCAGGTGGCGCAGCACCGGTGAGCCGATCCGCGGTCCGCGGAACGCGAACCGCCCGCTGAGCACGGTGGTGATGGCCAGACCGGCCAGGAATCCCACGGCGGCCGCGGGCAGATGCCCCAGACGCCCGCTGAGCCACAGCAACAGCCCCGTGTCCGCCACGAACGCCACACCCGCGACGCCGCCGTAGCGGAGGAGTTCGGCCACTGCGGGAGGCATCCGGCGTCGGCCTGCCGGACGTGACAGGCCGGGTGGTGTCCCGCTCACAGAGCTCCGTCGGGTCGCGGCGTTCCCGGACGGCATCGGCAGGCGGTCACACCGGCCGTCCACGGCTGAGGAGTCTCTACCCCGTCGGGCGTCGCGGTGCACGGGCGGAGGCCGATCCGTCGTCGGAACGGCGTCACGGCACCCGGACGGCGGCCCCGCCGTACCGGCCCGGCCGGGACATCGGCTCGCCGTGTCGTCGTGTCGCCGTGTCGTCGCGCGATCAGACCACGACCACCGTGCTGGCGCCGAGCGCCACGGCGACCACCAGAGCACTCATCACCACCGCCGGCAGGACCTCGTCCTGGGCGACGATCTGGCGCAGCCGACGACTGCGGATGAGGACCAGGTCGACGAGCAGCACCACGACGACGAGCCCGAGGAACCCGGCCACGAAGGTCACCGCGAAACCGAGGAGTCCGCTGCCCCAACCGCTGAAATCCCCGGCGATGGCACTGCGCAGCACCAGTCCCAGCCCGATCAGCACGCCGGCGGAGACGATGGCGCCGGCCAGCGGCGGCGTGGCCCCCCGGCGCCGGCCGAGCGGCAGCACCAGTCCGAGCAGCCGGTAGGCCAGGACCAGGGCGACCAGGCCGAGGACGGCGAACACCGCGGTGGACGCGATCGCCTGCCCGAGAGACGGCGCCGAGCCGCTCAGGGCGGCGTGCAGCACCAATCCGGCCGCGAGGTACATGCCCGCCTTGACCACCGCCGAGGAGACCGAGGCCCGGTCCAGCGCGGCCAGCCCGCCGGGGTGCCGGACGAGCGCATCGACGACGAAGTTGAGCCCCACCAGCACCACGACGATCGCCGCGCCCCAGCCCAGCAGCGCCCCCACGTCGTTCCACCCACCGTCGGTGACCCCCAGCAACGGCACCGTCGCGATCGCCTGCGCCAGCACGATCGCCACCCGCACCAGTGCGTAGGGGAGGTTGCCGCGGTCGAAGAGCTCCTTTTCGTCGTCGAACCGGGTGAGCGCGTTGACCAGTTCCCACAACGCCACCAGCAGTGCCACGAACAGCACCACCTTGAGCGCCGCGAAGCCGTAGTCGCCCCACGTCGGAACGGTGTCGATGGTCATCAGGTGGTCCTGTTCAGCCGGAGGGCGGGGTGTCGATGATGCAGTGCGGCGCGAAGCAGCTGAGGTTGTCGGTGATGAGCCCGTCGCTCTCGCGGATACCGAGGCCGGCGGCCTCGCCGTCGACCAACCAGACCCCGAGGACGGGGTGGTGCGGACCGTCGACGCCGGCGAAGTCGGGCAGCGGGGCCAGCAGCTGGCGGACCGAACCCTCGCTGCCGTACGGCCCGCCGCGGGAGGCGATGGTGACACCGTCACGGACGAGCCGGACGTTGGCGCCCTCCCGGGACAGCAGCGGCTTCTCGGCGAAACTGCGGAACCCGGCCGGCTCCTCACCGGCGAAGTAGGTCGGGAGCAGGAATCGGGAGAGCTCCGGGTCGTCCCCGAAGAGCTCCCACAGCACCGCCAGGACTCCCTTGTTGCTCCACAGCATCGAGTACGGCGGCTGGATCCAGACGGTGCCATCCGGCTGGACGGCGTTCCACAGCACCGTCTTCCCGAACGGGTCGTGAGCCAGGTTCTCCCACGGGTACAGCTTGAAGATGACGTCGATCCCGCTGCTGTCCTGGTCGAGGATGCGCCCGGGGTGCACGGCGATGCCGTTCAGCGGGACGAGTTCGCTGCTCTGGGCCACCTTGATGTCCTCGGTGTGCAGGAAGGCGACCTCGTAGCCGGCCTCCCGGGCGGCGTCGGCCATGCACAGCACGGTGAACCTGTCCTCGCCGGACTCGTCGAGTGAACTCCAGGCGAAGTGCACCGTCCGGATCCGGCGGCCGGAGCGTTTCTCGAACGACGTGAGGTTGCGGCGCCAGGCCTGGACGAGCGCGTCGTAGATGTTGTTCCACTGGTCACGGTGTGCCGCCGCCGCGTTGCCGAGCAGCCAGTTCCACTGCACGACCGCTGACTCCACGAGACTCGTCGGGGTGTCGGCGTTGAACTCCAGCAGCGTGGGCACCGCCAGGCTCGGGTCGGCCGGGCCCCCGGGAGGCTGCCCGAACCGCAGGTCGAGCCGGCCGTAGACGCTCGGCGACTCCTCCGCCCACGACTTCTCGATGGCCGGCACCGCCCACGCCGGGATCGCCAGCTTGTCGTACAGCCGGTGCTCGATGATGTGGTCGCCGGCGTCCACCAGCATCCGTCCCAGCAGCGTGTTCGCCGTGGCGGCCAGCAGCTCGGTCTCGGCGGTGGTGAGCGAGTAGTACTGCGCCTCCCGCCAGTAGGAGGTCGCACCACGACCGGTGAGCGTCTCGTTGTAGACGAGCCCGTCACTTGCGATCTGCGCCTCCCAGCCCGGGCGCAGCACCCCGTCCTCGTGACGGCGCATCAGCCACCCGACCCGGTGGCGCCGCCGGAGCCCTTGCCGATGCCGCCGGACCGGATGGTCGTCCCGGCGGCCTTGCCGGTACCGGGCAGGCCCGCCCTGACCCGCGCGGCGGAGTCGGCCGGGTTGATCCGGGTGCCGCCGGTGGTGGGGATGTAGGAACCGCGCCCGAACCCGCCGGTGGCCAGGAACAGGAAGAAGAAGCCGCCGCCGTAGCCGTTGCGCTCGTCGCAGTTGGAGTCGTCGACCACCTGGTTGTTGGCGTCCACGCAGTAGGCGGTCTGCTCGTCGTCGTCGCCCGAGCTGCCGCAGGCGGCCACCGACGGCACCACCAGGACGCCACTCAGGGCGAGACCGATCAATCGGGGACGGAGCGGCCGCCGCTCGGGCACCGGCATCGGGTTCCTCCTGTTCGTGCGGCGGGCCCGGTCGACCGGATGCCGGGACCACGGGGAGCCGTGCCGGTCACGCGCCGCCACGCTGACGCGGTCCAGTGTCCACGAGAGCCCCGGTGCGGGCCGCACCCGGGGCGCCGTGTCGCGCCTGGCGCCGCGGCCCGGTGGTGCATCCGGTTGCTGTTTGACCCGGACCCGGCCCCGGGTAGATTTCGCACCGGGTTCAACCAGATGCCCCCGCAGTGTCCGCTCCACCGACTGTCCGTCGGTCATGCAGACGCACCCTGTCGTCCCGAGGGCGTGCCATGTCCGAGTTCTCGTCCCCCGTCACCCCGTGTCCGCGTGCCGATACCGGCACCCCCTCGCCGCAGCGGGTGAGCTCGTGAGCGCGCCCACCACCGGCAGCGGCGACCGCCTCGCCGACCAGCTCGCGGCGCTGACCACTCTGGTGGCGGTCCCCGCGGAGGAGGCGGGCGACCAGTTGGTCGAGACGCTCGAGGTCCTCGTCGGCATCGTCCCCGGCGCGCGATGGGCCACCCTCGGGGAGCGCAAGCGCCGCGTCCGCCCGCAGACCGTCGCCTCGACCGGTGAGCCCGGTTGGCTGGCCGACGCGGTGCAGTTCCACCTCGGCGAGGGGCCGACGCTGCAGGCGATGGACCGCCGCCAGCCGGTCGTGGTCTCCGACGCGACCCGGGATCCGCGGTGGCCGCGGTTCGCCGCGTCGGTCGCGGCCCAGCTGCGCGTGCGGTCGGTGCTGTCGGTGCCGTTGCGGGGCGTACGCGGGAAGGACGCCTCGCTCAGTCTCTACGGGGACATCAGCGACGCGTTCGACGGCGCGGCCGTGGAGGTGCTGCCGATCGCGGTGGCGTCGGCGGACATCACCCTGGCCGGGCTCCGCCAGCGGCAGCGCGCGCAGAACCTCACCCGCGCGCTGGCCAGCAACCGTCGGATCGGGGTCAGTGTCGGGATCCTGATGGCCCGGCACCAGTGGACCGAGGAGCAGGCGTTCGACGCGCTGGGGGAGGTCAGCCAGGCGCTCAACCGCAAGGTCGCCGATCTCGCCGAGGAGGTGTGCCTGACCGGGACGCTGCCGTCCCCACCCGAGGGCGTCGCGCCCGCGGAGCCGCGCACGCCGCGGCCGCCCCGCGCCGACGTCCGGGCGCGCAGCCACCAGCCCGGCCGGCACGGCACCGCCGGGAACGACGCGGGCCCGGTGCGGGGTGCGTCGCGGCCCGGGGACGGCAGCGGGGTGCCCGCACCGTCGACGCGGCGTCCGCCCGCGACCGGGTGACGGACCGGCGCCCGTTCCCGCCCCCGGGGCGCCCGCATCGTTGCCGCGGCGTCCGCCCGCGACCGGGCGGTCCTCCGGGTCGCCCGACATGTCGCGACCCATGATGTCGTCGCTCCGGTGACGGGTGGCGCCTGTCCGATTCGTCCGTTCAGCGGGTCGGCCTCACCGTTCGGGCGCCGACGGCCGCCCACGGTGACGGTGCGGTCGCGTCCGCCGGAATTGCCCCACCCCCGGCTTGTGGTTAGCGTCACAGGTGTTTCGCCCACCACCCAGCGTCGGGAGCGTGTGTATGTCGGTCGTCCCTGCCCTCGGACAGCCCGGAGTCGGACGGGGACGACGCCGACGACGTGGCCTTGCCGCCGTCACCGCGCTGACGCTCACCGCGTCGCTGGCCGGTCCGTTGCCCGCGTCGGCCGCGCCGGAACCGACCGCGGCCACCGTGTCGGCCACCCTCGCCGGCAGTTTCCAGAGCGAGCTCGGCTGTGAGGCCGACTGGGCCCCGTCCTGTGACGCCGCCGACCTGACCGACAACGGCGACGGCACGTCGAGCGCGTCGTTCGAGCTGCCGGCCGGGGCGTGGGAGTTCAAGGTCGCCCTCGACGACAGCTGGGACCTCAGCTACGGACCCGGCGGCGTCGAGAACGGACAGGACAACATCCCGGTCGTCCTGGAGCAGCCGACGGCGATCACGTTCGCCTTCGATCACACCTCGCACCTGGTGTCGATTACCCCCACCGAGCAGCAGCCCGGACTCCAGGACTCCGATGCCGACCTGGCCGCTGCCAGCCTCCGCGACGACCTGAGCCGCGAGCAGTTCT is drawn from Nakamurella deserti and contains these coding sequences:
- a CDS encoding GtrA family protein; its protein translation is MPPAVAELLRYGGVAGVAFVADTGLLLWLSGRLGHLPAAAVGFLAGLAITTVLSGRFAFRGPRIGSPVLRHLLSAAIGVVGLLLLWAMLWLLVDVRGVPLLPAKLVATGVVFAWNFLARRALFAGASAASIDDDGTAGAAGGRDRDSDRRDGGLTSSVV
- a CDS encoding NAD(P)/FAD-dependent oxidoreductase — its product is MTHDQSDVTPAVRPDADIRPTTPPGAPARVGIIGAGPAGLTAAHELAVAGMPAVVLEASDTVGGISRTVERDGWRFDIGGHRFFTKVPAVERFWQHILPDGEFLLRPRMSRIYYNGRLFDYPLKPLNALGNLGLLEAVRCVASYVHVRIRPPADQSHFEGWVAARFGWRLYRTFFKTYTEKVWGVPATTIQADWAAQRIKNLSLLGAIRNAVLPRRSEREITTLISEFRYPKLGPGMMWEAARDRVRELGVEVRMQAPVTRIERGPAGVTALHTTTADADGTSGEDRIPVSEVISSMPLSELVSSMSPPAPEAVRQAADDLRYRDFLTVALVVPEEFSFPDNWIYIHDPQVSVGRIQNFGSWSPYLVKDGRTCLGLEYFVTEGDALWTSDDDDLIRLAQQELARLGLVPAGSVETGYVVRQPKAYPVYDDTYQRNVEIIRGWIGTAVPNVHPVGRNGMHRYNNADHSMLTAMLTVENIGGATPPHDIWSVNVEQDYHEEDGRSAGAASDGAAGTGRAAPVLPRPAVPAARTGTASATEPASPAQPARGPGNLMTSSFSKK
- a CDS encoding GAF and ANTAR domain-containing protein, producing MSAPTTGSGDRLADQLAALTTLVAVPAEEAGDQLVETLEVLVGIVPGARWATLGERKRRVRPQTVASTGEPGWLADAVQFHLGEGPTLQAMDRRQPVVVSDATRDPRWPRFAASVAAQLRVRSVLSVPLRGVRGKDASLSLYGDISDAFDGAAVEVLPIAVASADITLAGLRQRQRAQNLTRALASNRRIGVSVGILMARHQWTEEQAFDALGEVSQALNRKVADLAEEVCLTGTLPSPPEGVAPAEPRTPRPPRADVRARSHQPGRHGTAGNDAGPVRGASRPGDGSGVPAPSTRRPPATG
- a CDS encoding glycosyltransferase family 39 protein; this translates as MSAPSATGSRGAGRPRLARPIPALLSLLVVIGCLLRSTSPSPLWLDEALSVNIASLPVPELLDALRHDGSPPLYYLILHGWIGIFGSGATAVRALSTVLALVAIPVAFRVGRLFGGRSTGAVLVVLVATNPFLIRYATETRMYALLALWVLLGVLALRRAALRPTVARLLPVAVLSGLLMLTHYWSFFVLGAVGAVLAVRAVRGPARSAARRLLAAEVAGAALFLPWTAGFLFQLRHTGTPWAPPPGLREILTTVPVWAGGTTVAGVVLAVVLLATAAVATVPSEVTAGRRLGLRRGGRPGTAGVLLLCSLGALVAAVLASRLVGAGYAVRYTVVFVPPMLLAVALGLQRLRPRARGAVLTLVAVLGIAAAVTGALTDRRTQAGVTASLLTDSLQPGDAVVYCPDQLGPSVSRLLPTDVPQYVYPSLAGPRLVDWVDYAQRNDAASPTGVAQQVDRQVAGRVWLVTDSGYLTFADSCERFADALTALRGTSTVVQHSDGYFFENEDVIRFPGPRAG
- a CDS encoding RecQ family ATP-dependent DNA helicase, translated to MTTPLAPGCASTVDDTPVSAQVSRELTETAATVFGWDELRPDQLRAMEQLMAGRDVLAVLPTGAGKSAIYQVPAVLIDGLTVVVSPLLALQHDQIEGLAASSAPAAVAINSAQRVAERDAAWSAVRDGSAKYLFVSPEQLARDDVTDALATLGVGLLVVDEAHCVSAWGHDFRPEYLRLGGVVERLGRPRVVALTASAAPPVRDDIEARLGLRDPCRVVAGFDRPELRLTVDRTADDDRKRLAVVERVRELAAGRPHRGLVYTASRRDTEYYAAELTVHGLSAAAYHAGLRATQRRRVHEDFLAGKIDIVVATSAFGMGIDVPDVRFVVHAAVPESLDTYYQQIGRAGRDGDPAEVDLWYRPEDLHLQTFLTASRLPEDAIREIAGVLRGSATPVTPTELGRRIDAGPARRTRALNLLEQVGAVASDGTAVDWIDPDLDTRTALERCREAADAHQQLIRSRVEMMRGFAETTGCRRQFLLGYFGEQLTEPCGNCDTCAAGTACRHPDADGPTAVNSPVRHPRWGHGVVMSVEPDRLTVLFDDVGYRTLDAEAVRTHGLLIADDGVTGHRNAA
- a CDS encoding glutathionylspermidine synthase family protein translates to MRRHEDGVLRPGWEAQIASDGLVYNETLTGRGATSYWREAQYYSLTTAETELLAATANTLLGRMLVDAGDHIIEHRLYDKLAIPAWAVPAIEKSWAEESPSVYGRLDLRFGQPPGGPADPSLAVPTLLEFNADTPTSLVESAVVQWNWLLGNAAAAHRDQWNNIYDALVQAWRRNLTSFEKRSGRRIRTVHFAWSSLDESGEDRFTVLCMADAAREAGYEVAFLHTEDIKVAQSSELVPLNGIAVHPGRILDQDSSGIDVIFKLYPWENLAHDPFGKTVLWNAVQPDGTVWIQPPYSMLWSNKGVLAVLWELFGDDPELSRFLLPTYFAGEEPAGFRSFAEKPLLSREGANVRLVRDGVTIASRGGPYGSEGSVRQLLAPLPDFAGVDGPHHPVLGVWLVDGEAAGLGIRESDGLITDNLSCFAPHCIIDTPPSG